The genomic stretch CTGCAAAAGGCCGACCAGGACAGCGCACCGCTGCGCGAAGGGCGAGTCGACCTGGAGACCGCGGTGGTCGGCACCCGCACCGACGACACCCTGCACAGCCGCATCCTGTTCGAGGACCGCTGGGTCGGTGTCGTGCGGGCGGGCCATCCGTTGGCGTCGGGCAAGGTCAGCGCCAAACGTTTCGCCACCGGCGCGCACGTCCATGTGTCGCGGCACGGGCGCGAGACCGGCCTGGTGGACGATGCGCTGCACGCGCAAGGGTTGGCGCGGGAGATCGTCACGCTGGTCGGCGGCTTCTCCGCCGCCCTGGCGCTGGTGCGCGACTCGGAGCTGGTCGCCACGGTGCCGGAGCGCCACACCGGCTCCCTGCGCGCAGACCTGCACAGTTTCAGCCTGCCGGTGACGTTGCCGCCGCTGACCGTTTCGATGCTCTGGCACCCACGGATGGACGCCGATCCCGCCCACCGCTGGCTGCGCGATTGCGTGCGCCAGGTCTGCGCCTAACGGGCGTCGCCGCCGGCGGGTTTGTAGAAGAGGAATTTCGCCGTCTCGGCGGTCTTGCGGTACTCGTTCGCCCAGCTCGGGTGAACGTTGCGGTCATGGAAATACAGCGCGCCGTGGGTGCGATCCGTGAGTTGGCGGTTGAGGGCCTTGGCGGCGATCTCCTTGGCCAGGGCGTACTCGGCGTCTTCCTTGACCTGGTCCGGCCTGCCGTCGCACCACCACGAGAACTGGCAGCTCTTGGTCTGCGAACCCTGCTTGACCACCTCGCAGACCGTGCCGGGAAACCCGTCGTGGCCGAGCCGGTTCATCACCACGCTGGCCACGCCTTCCATGTCGGCGGTGTCCTTGCCCTTGGCTTCCCAATAGATACTGCGCGCCAGGCAGGTGATGGGATCGTCAAGCGGTGCGGCCCCGGCCGGATCGACCGCCTGCACTTCGGTCGGGGTGATGGCTTGCGACTTGGGCGCCGGTGCGGCGCTGACCTTGTCGGCGGCCTTTTCCTCCAGCACCTGCGCCTTGGCTTCGGCCTTTTCCTGGATCGGGGCTTGTTCGGCGGCCAGCGCCGGGCCGCAGGACAGGGTCAACGCAAGACAGACAACCACGCCTTTGAATCCCATGATCGACACTTCCGGCAGCGCCCGGTCCGGGCAATGTGTTGTGCGGCTGAGACACCCGGATTGCGGGGCTCTCGCAGAGTGTAGACGGCAAAGTCCGAAGCCATGCGCCGCGGAAAAATCGCCCCGGCGAAGAAAAAGGCATTGCGCCCACCGGGGCCCTTTCGCGCATGATGTGCGCACTCAGCCCAAGGGAGATTTCCATGCGCTTCATGCCATCCGCTCTGCGCCTCGCCGCGTTGTCCGTGGGCCTGGCGTTCGCCGCCTCGGCCATGGCCACCGACGAGTCGCAACTGGTCGAGTCGATCAACAGCTACCGCAGCCAGCCACAGCGCTGCGGCACCCAAGCGTCCAGCGAACTGCCGCCGCTGTCGGCCGACCCGCGCCTGATCCTGCCGGCCAGCGGCGTCGTCGACCTGCAGCAGGCCATGGCCCGCGCCGGCTACCCGATGGTCAACGTGCAGGCGATCAGCCTCAACGGGCCAAGGGATGCGGCGGCGGCGATGAAGGCGATCCAGGAGAGCTTCTGCCAAGTGGTGCTGGATCCGCAGTTCGTCGACGTCGGCGTCAGCCGCAGCGACCGCGACTGGCGCATCACTTTGGCCCGGCCGCTGCTGTCCGCCCGCCTGGGCGACGGGCCGGGCGAAGGCCAGAAACTGCTGGAGCAACTCAACGCCGCCCGGGCCCAGCCGCGCCAGTGCGGCGGCCAGGCGTTCTCCGCCGCCGCGCCGCTGGCCTGGAATGCGGTGCTCGGCACCGTCGCCCAGGATCACAGCCGCGACATGGCCAACAAGAACTACTTCGACCACAAGGACCGCGACGGCCGCACGCCGGGCGACCGCGCCGAACTGGCGGGCTACGGCGGCCAGCAGGTCGGCGAGAACATCGCCGCCGGCCAAGACACCGTGCAGAAAGTGGTGGCCGGCTGGCTCGCCAGCCCCGGCCACTGCGCCAACCTGATGAATCCGCAGTACCGCGAACTCGGCGCCGCCTACGCGGTGGACCCGAAGAGCGACGCGGGCATCTACTGGACCGCGATGTTCGGCGCCGAGTGACGCCATCGCCGGCAAGCCGGCTCCCACAAGTTGCGAGGCGAATGCCGATTCCGTGTACGCCACAGAAACCTGTGGGAGCTGGCTTGCTAGCGATGAGGCCGGCACTGCCGACATCTCTGTTGCCTGACCTGACGCCATCGCCAGCAGGCCGTCTCCTACAGGTATCGCGGCTGTACACGACATCGGCGGCCACCCCAACCCCCTGTGGGAG from Pseudomonas ekonensis encodes the following:
- a CDS encoding CAP domain-containing protein; this translates as MRFMPSALRLAALSVGLAFAASAMATDESQLVESINSYRSQPQRCGTQASSELPPLSADPRLILPASGVVDLQQAMARAGYPMVNVQAISLNGPRDAAAAMKAIQESFCQVVLDPQFVDVGVSRSDRDWRITLARPLLSARLGDGPGEGQKLLEQLNAARAQPRQCGGQAFSAAAPLAWNAVLGTVAQDHSRDMANKNYFDHKDRDGRTPGDRAELAGYGGQQVGENIAAGQDTVQKVVAGWLASPGHCANLMNPQYRELGAAYAVDPKSDAGIYWTAMFGAE
- a CDS encoding LysR family transcriptional regulator: MNAPDLNLLITLDVLLSEGSVARAAERLRLSPSAMSRALARLRDTTGDPLLVRAGRGLVPTPRALALREQVSRLVQETEAVLRPVQALDLSQLQRTFTLRSSDGFVETFGAALLARIASEAPGVRLRFLQKADQDSAPLREGRVDLETAVVGTRTDDTLHSRILFEDRWVGVVRAGHPLASGKVSAKRFATGAHVHVSRHGRETGLVDDALHAQGLAREIVTLVGGFSAALALVRDSELVATVPERHTGSLRADLHSFSLPVTLPPLTVSMLWHPRMDADPAHRWLRDCVRQVCA
- a CDS encoding cell wall hydrolase — translated: MGFKGVVVCLALTLSCGPALAAEQAPIQEKAEAKAQVLEEKAADKVSAAPAPKSQAITPTEVQAVDPAGAAPLDDPITCLARSIYWEAKGKDTADMEGVASVVMNRLGHDGFPGTVCEVVKQGSQTKSCQFSWWCDGRPDQVKEDAEYALAKEIAAKALNRQLTDRTHGALYFHDRNVHPSWANEYRKTAETAKFLFYKPAGGDAR